One window from the genome of Nicotiana sylvestris chromosome 9, ASM39365v2, whole genome shotgun sequence encodes:
- the LOC138877540 gene encoding uncharacterized protein, with protein MYQQPSNPPPYPSHCPRFSNNEMRRIENMFKQIMEKNADSNAQLASYNTFLRNLEVQLGQISQALNTHPKGALPSDTVVNPNGGTPRDMSWSLLQGVEKVGMQPPQVKGNLWMMSKWYKKMRFQIMRNKKFKRLTHQCLGLLLHILKSLAKKNGENQFKKFIDMMKSLSINVPLVEALRKMPGYAKLMKDLVTKKRSMNCETIKMTHQVSAIVHSMAPKLEDPNAFTITCTIGSAEFAKALYDLGANFVILDCEVDYEVPIILGRPFLATGKALVDVEAGELTFRVGDEKVGFHVCKSMRPPNSTDVCSFVDLVTDVIVDETSVVMNIDDTLEAVLLNCDDEEIEGYVKCVNSLQGMGLYTSEPHKLYLDL; from the exons atgtatcaacaaccgagcaaCCCTCCTCCTTATCCTTCCCATTGTCCAAGATTTTCTAACAATGAGATGAGACGAATTGAGAATATGTTCAAACAAATTATGGAGAAGAATGCCGACTCTAATGCCCAACTAGCCTCTTACAACACTTTTCTTCGCaatttggaagttcaattagGGCAAATCTCCCAAGCTTTAAACACTCATCCTAAGGGGGCATtaccaagtgacacggtggtGAACCCAAATGGTGGAACACCACGGGACATGTCATGGTCGTTACTACAAGGAGTGGAAAAGGTGGGGATGCAACCACCTCAAGTCAAAGGAAACTTGTGGATGATGAGCAAGTGGTACAAGAAGATGAGATTCCAAATAATGAG GAACAAGAAGTTCAAAAGGCTAACGCACCAATGCCTaggcctcctcctccatatcctcaaaagtcttgccaagaaaaatggcgagaatcaattcaaaaagtttattgacatgatgaagagtctatctattaatgtgccattgGTTGAGGCTTTGAGGAAAATGCCCGGTTATGCGAAgctcatgaaggacttggtgacaaagaagcggtcgatgaattgtgaaactataaagatgactcatcaagtgagtgcaattgtgcattcAATGGCTCCTAAATTGGAAGATCCAAACGCTTTCACTATCacttgtaccattggaagtgccgaatTTGCTAAAGCTCTTTATGATCTTGGGGCAA attttgttatccttgattgtgaggttgactatgaggtgccgattattcttgggagacctttccttgctacggggaaggctctAGTTGATGTTGAAGCTGGAGAACTTACTTTCcgggttggtgatgaaaaagtgggtTTCCATGTATGTAAGTCTATGAGGCCACCCAATAGCACTgatgtgtgctcttttgtggatttgGTGACCGATGTAATAGTGGATGAAACAAGTGTTGTGATGAATATTGATGATACATTGGAGGCCGTCTTGCTCAATTGTGATGATGAAGAAATCGAGGGTTACGTGAAAtgtgtgaactctttgcaaggaatggggttGTACACTTCTGAGCCCCACAAATTGTACTTGGATCTTTAA